A single Haloglycomyces albus DSM 45210 DNA region contains:
- a CDS encoding class I SAM-dependent methyltransferase, whose product MSELDNYRTQDNLEARISLYDYKYPQYDLDGIVSNAIDFNARTIVDVGSGTGRYTRRLRKEHPHAEVIGIDLSPGMVDDLDEPTMVANVENLPFPDGYADVALAMHMLYHADDVDAALDELVRVTRSDGILFMSTMAADNFVEYEDLFLRAQCDVLDDDRRTFRDDVMERFSLDIGVSKARERFWSVTVRHLQGRIVLSAPEPLFDYYRSGRSFHSTLSDDEFDSVMDRIEALLKRHFETHETFTVTSHPGIIECRNPR is encoded by the coding sequence ATGTCTGAGCTCGACAACTACCGGACACAGGACAACCTCGAAGCGCGTATTTCCCTGTACGACTACAAATACCCTCAATACGACTTGGACGGAATCGTGTCCAATGCGATCGACTTTAATGCGAGAACGATCGTTGACGTTGGCAGTGGAACCGGCCGGTACACCCGGCGACTTCGCAAGGAACACCCGCATGCCGAGGTCATCGGGATCGACCTTTCTCCGGGTATGGTCGACGACTTGGACGAGCCGACGATGGTCGCCAATGTGGAGAACCTGCCGTTTCCGGACGGCTATGCGGATGTCGCGCTCGCGATGCACATGCTGTATCACGCGGACGACGTCGATGCCGCGCTTGATGAGCTCGTGCGTGTGACGAGGTCAGATGGCATCCTGTTTATGTCCACGATGGCGGCGGACAACTTCGTCGAATACGAGGACCTGTTCCTGCGTGCCCAGTGCGACGTTCTGGACGACGACCGCCGTACCTTCCGGGACGACGTCATGGAGAGATTCTCCCTGGACATCGGGGTATCGAAGGCTCGCGAACGGTTCTGGTCGGTGACGGTACGCCACTTGCAGGGGCGCATTGTCCTGTCAGCCCCCGAACCGTTGTTCGATTATTACCGATCGGGTCGTTCGTTTCATTCCACGTTGTCCGACGATGAGTTCGACAGCGTCATGGATCGGATTGAAGCGTTGCTCAAGCGACATTTTGAAACCCATGAGACGTTTACCGTGACGAGCCATCCGGGGATCATCGAGTGCCGGAACCCGCGTTGA
- a CDS encoding glutathione S-transferase C-terminal domain-containing protein, giving the protein MAENQNDRSESDTPQKTAGTEYSTKGAYVTGGEFTRDTNYIEDRVVADVAAVESAPTEPSSKIGDPRIAGLTEGAEAWPVEPGRYRLVAARACPWAHRSIIIRRLLGLENVISLATPGPTHDVRSWTFDLNDDGRDPVLGTERLQENYFKRFPDYPRGITVPALVDIPSGAVVTNNYPQLTFDFSTQWSEYHREGAPDLIPQDQVEDMLPVIKRIFTEVNNGVYRAGFAGGQDAYNDAYRRLFEALDWLEERLADRRYLMGDTITEADIRLFTTLLRFDPVYHGHFKCNRNKLTEMPNLWGYARDLFQTPGFGDTADFDQIKRHYYVVHEDINPTQVVPQGPDLWNWLSEHGRESLGGSPFGEGTAPGPVPDDERVTGANPLYDD; this is encoded by the coding sequence ATGGCTGAGAATCAGAATGATCGCTCCGAGAGTGATACACCGCAGAAGACGGCGGGCACCGAATATTCCACCAAGGGTGCGTATGTGACCGGCGGCGAATTCACCCGGGACACCAACTACATTGAAGACCGCGTGGTCGCCGATGTCGCGGCGGTTGAATCGGCACCCACCGAACCGTCGTCGAAGATCGGTGATCCGCGTATTGCCGGTCTTACCGAAGGGGCGGAGGCCTGGCCGGTCGAGCCGGGACGGTACCGCTTGGTCGCCGCGCGGGCGTGCCCGTGGGCACATCGTTCTATCATCATTCGGCGCCTGTTGGGCCTGGAGAACGTCATTTCGCTGGCCACTCCGGGACCGACCCACGACGTTCGGTCCTGGACGTTCGATCTGAACGACGATGGTCGTGACCCGGTGCTCGGCACCGAGCGCTTGCAGGAGAACTATTTCAAACGTTTCCCCGACTATCCACGGGGGATTACCGTTCCCGCGCTCGTAGACATCCCGTCCGGTGCGGTGGTGACCAACAACTATCCACAGTTGACGTTTGACTTCTCCACACAATGGAGCGAATACCACCGTGAAGGCGCTCCCGACCTGATTCCGCAGGATCAGGTCGAGGACATGCTTCCGGTTATCAAGCGGATCTTTACCGAGGTCAACAACGGGGTCTACCGAGCGGGATTCGCGGGAGGCCAGGACGCGTACAACGATGCCTATCGCCGACTGTTCGAAGCGCTGGACTGGCTGGAAGAGCGCCTTGCCGACCGCCGGTATCTGATGGGAGACACCATCACCGAGGCCGACATCCGCTTGTTCACGACCCTCTTGCGGTTTGACCCCGTTTATCACGGTCACTTCAAATGCAATCGCAACAAGCTCACGGAGATGCCGAACCTGTGGGGATACGCCAGGGATCTGTTCCAAACCCCGGGATTCGGCGACACGGCGGACTTCGACCAGATCAAACGGCACTATTACGTCGTCCACGAGGACATCAATCCAACGCAGGTCGTTCCGCAAGGTCCGGACCTGTGGAACTGGCTGTCCGAGCATGGACGGGAAAGCTTGGGAGGCAGCCCGTTCGGGGAAGGAACGGCCCCGGGTCCTGTGCCCGATGATGAACGCGTGACAGGGGCGAATCCGCTCTACGACGATTAG
- a CDS encoding thermonuclease family protein, with product MTGPGDFYGTCAVEDVIDGDTFRTTIKRKNIKVRIMGINTPESGGYREEEAWGQEAKIYAKEKLQGRFVHLYTDPGDPMWDQYHRLLAHVVIDDGGINYGVQAVADGMAHAYIMPHQDLTIGDTLRKAERLAKDEKRGMWRDLD from the coding sequence GTGACCGGTCCAGGTGATTTCTATGGAACATGCGCGGTCGAGGACGTCATCGACGGAGACACCTTCCGTACCACGATTAAACGCAAGAACATCAAGGTACGCATCATGGGCATCAACACCCCCGAATCCGGCGGATACCGCGAGGAAGAAGCATGGGGCCAAGAGGCCAAAATCTACGCAAAGGAGAAATTGCAAGGTCGATTCGTCCACCTGTACACCGATCCCGGCGACCCGATGTGGGACCAGTACCACCGACTACTCGCCCATGTGGTCATCGACGACGGTGGCATCAACTACGGGGTGCAGGCCGTAGCCGACGGCATGGCTCACGCCTACATCATGCCGCACCAGGATTTGACCATCGGCGATACCCTTCGTAAAGCCGAGCGCCTGGCTAAGGACGAAAAGCGCGGCATGTGGCGGGACTTGGACTAG
- a CDS encoding choice-of-anchor A family protein has protein sequence MDTESNHARTTRHLGWPFTYLVVASIVVAAVAAGMTLFAPSAGAAGLPGGLGPCLGDECPDTWPDPNNGTVSGYDENVNIFVGGDYDVRGSAAEAEGRIVTLGSFDLNKDPGGSSIYNVGIVGVGSRVPPPDESPYLIVGEDISTAPGQSIKAEEGDHWGEVLYGGTLDGEVEPEQSPRQDSAAVDPYRDLREQLEIASDCYAREDGDQRTATGDVVVTQPDRVMFSGDGTSELQVFNINEQLPNNAYIEYENIPENATVLINVFGDDVTIDTSQFAPSAIPFRQRTLWNFPDASSVNLTGTSQFEGSVLVGNPDSTTTVSVPGVNGRFYTAGSLTHTSSGMTGTELHSYPFDGDLPECDEIDPTPSPTEPTSAEDDPTHSPSPTDGPSPTDDPTTSPTDGPTTDQPSTATSSPSIPSDNDGLAVTGRSLVGAVGLAAVLGLTGVAVLYYTKRTRQQ, from the coding sequence GTGGATACAGAAAGTAATCATGCGCGAACAACGCGACACCTGGGGTGGCCGTTTACGTATTTGGTGGTGGCGTCGATTGTGGTCGCGGCAGTGGCAGCCGGAATGACCCTTTTCGCACCCTCCGCCGGGGCCGCCGGCCTGCCGGGTGGACTGGGGCCGTGTCTGGGGGACGAGTGTCCGGATACCTGGCCGGACCCGAACAACGGCACCGTCTCCGGATACGACGAGAACGTCAACATCTTTGTGGGTGGGGACTACGACGTCCGCGGTTCGGCCGCCGAGGCGGAAGGCCGCATCGTGACCTTGGGGAGTTTTGATCTCAATAAAGACCCAGGGGGCAGTTCGATCTATAACGTCGGCATCGTGGGTGTCGGCTCCCGTGTGCCGCCGCCGGACGAATCTCCCTATCTGATTGTGGGTGAGGACATCTCCACGGCTCCGGGGCAGAGCATTAAAGCGGAGGAAGGCGACCACTGGGGAGAGGTGCTATACGGCGGAACCTTGGACGGCGAAGTTGAGCCGGAGCAGAGCCCGAGACAGGATTCCGCAGCCGTCGATCCGTACCGAGACCTACGGGAACAGCTTGAGATCGCCTCCGACTGCTACGCCCGGGAGGACGGGGATCAGAGAACGGCCACCGGCGACGTAGTGGTGACTCAGCCGGACCGGGTGATGTTCAGTGGGGACGGTACGTCCGAACTGCAGGTCTTCAATATTAATGAGCAGCTTCCGAACAACGCCTACATTGAGTACGAGAACATTCCGGAGAACGCGACGGTTCTCATCAACGTTTTCGGTGATGACGTCACCATCGACACCTCGCAATTCGCCCCGAGCGCGATTCCGTTCCGCCAGCGGACTCTGTGGAATTTCCCGGATGCGAGTTCGGTCAACCTAACCGGTACCTCCCAATTCGAGGGGAGTGTACTCGTCGGCAATCCGGACTCCACGACGACGGTGTCGGTGCCAGGCGTGAACGGGCGGTTCTATACGGCCGGTTCATTGACGCATACGTCATCGGGAATGACGGGCACCGAACTTCACAGTTATCCGTTCGATGGGGATTTGCCCGAGTGCGACGAGATCGATCCGACACCGTCGCCGACAGAACCGACGTCAGCCGAGGACGACCCCACTCACTCACCGTCTCCAACGGACGGCCCGTCGCCGACCGACGATCCAACGACGTCACCGACCGACGGGCCGACAACCGATCAACCGAGTACGGCGACGTCGTCTCCATCGATTCCTTCGGACAATGACGGACTGGCGGTGACCGGGCGGTCCCTGGTCGGTGCCGTTGGTCTGGCGGCGGTTCTCGGCTTGACCGGTGTCGCGGTCCTCTATTACACCAAACGAACTCGTCAACAGTAA
- a CDS encoding peptide ABC transporter substrate-binding protein: MGRMWKATAAVAAAGLVLSACSGGGSEEEELEGGTLNMHIGEVRSLIPGGSGEVEGFRVIRNIYDGLVYYDAETGDPENLMAEEITSDDNQVWTIKIKEGYSFHNGEPVNAESFIRSWNRTAYGPNALPLNYFMAPIEGYGDMNPEELPEDEWEDPDTPEFEEAQADELSGLEAVDEHTLQVSLSEPFIGFPTMLGYEAFFPIAEACLADEEKCEKQPIGNGPFMFEDGYDVNTGGTAVAWDEYQGEKPNIGGVRWHVYVDGSDCWADYLTGDIDVCAPTAADYEQAINDPDLVERRIQQDNTSVLMMAYPMYEELYQDVNIRRALSAAIDREGVINVIGEDRAKPLDSWVPASILGGGQGACDYCEHDPDTAQELLKEAGGWPEGEPLKLWVDDRMDNLDVFRAVGDSISNTLDIEYEIVPMEWTEMLSSREQHTLDGPFRSGWGPDYNLNENYLEPIYGGGADMNDQGFESEEYNEAIKKANGADTLEESVELYAAAEEILAEEMPSAPIWVEQVNFFYSERVDNVIVHPIYSGTGGDAELRDIVINE; the protein is encoded by the coding sequence ATGGGGCGAATGTGGAAGGCCACCGCTGCGGTCGCGGCAGCGGGGTTGGTTCTCAGCGCCTGTTCGGGCGGAGGCTCGGAAGAAGAGGAACTTGAGGGTGGCACCCTCAACATGCACATCGGAGAGGTACGCAGCCTCATTCCCGGCGGCTCCGGAGAAGTCGAGGGTTTCAGGGTCATCCGAAACATCTACGACGGCCTGGTGTATTACGACGCCGAGACGGGAGATCCGGAAAACCTGATGGCGGAGGAAATCACCTCCGACGACAATCAGGTGTGGACGATCAAGATCAAGGAAGGCTACTCCTTCCACAATGGTGAACCGGTCAACGCGGAGTCCTTCATTCGCTCCTGGAACCGGACGGCATACGGCCCCAACGCCCTGCCGCTGAACTACTTCATGGCACCCATTGAGGGCTACGGCGATATGAACCCGGAGGAGCTTCCCGAGGACGAGTGGGAGGACCCGGACACTCCCGAGTTCGAGGAAGCGCAGGCCGACGAGCTCTCCGGCCTGGAGGCCGTCGACGAGCACACCCTGCAGGTGTCGCTGTCGGAACCGTTCATCGGATTCCCCACCATGCTGGGGTATGAGGCGTTCTTCCCGATCGCGGAAGCGTGCCTCGCCGATGAGGAGAAGTGCGAAAAGCAACCCATCGGTAACGGCCCCTTCATGTTCGAGGACGGATACGATGTCAATACCGGCGGCACCGCCGTCGCCTGGGACGAGTATCAGGGGGAGAAGCCCAATATCGGTGGCGTGCGCTGGCACGTGTACGTGGACGGCTCGGACTGCTGGGCGGACTACCTGACCGGCGACATCGACGTCTGCGCTCCGACCGCGGCCGACTACGAGCAGGCGATCAACGATCCCGATCTGGTCGAACGGCGCATCCAGCAGGACAACACCAGCGTCCTTATGATGGCCTACCCCATGTACGAAGAGCTCTACCAAGACGTCAACATTCGTCGTGCCCTGTCGGCGGCCATTGACCGCGAGGGAGTCATCAACGTCATCGGTGAGGACCGCGCCAAGCCGCTCGACTCCTGGGTCCCGGCGTCGATTCTCGGTGGCGGACAAGGTGCGTGCGATTACTGTGAACACGACCCGGACACCGCTCAGGAGCTGTTGAAGGAGGCCGGTGGCTGGCCCGAGGGCGAGCCGCTGAAGCTGTGGGTCGACGACCGCATGGACAACCTGGACGTGTTCCGCGCGGTCGGAGATTCGATCTCCAACACCCTCGACATCGAATACGAGATCGTTCCGATGGAGTGGACCGAAATGCTCAGCAGCCGTGAGCAACACACTCTGGACGGTCCGTTCCGTTCGGGCTGGGGACCGGACTACAACTTGAATGAAAACTACCTCGAGCCCATCTATGGCGGTGGCGCCGACATGAACGACCAGGGCTTTGAGAGCGAGGAGTACAACGAGGCCATCAAGAAGGCCAACGGTGCCGATACGCTCGAAGAGTCCGTCGAACTCTACGCGGCGGCCGAGGAGATTCTGGCCGAAGAAATGCCCAGCGCGCCGATCTGGGTCGAACAGGTCAACTTCTTCTACAGCGAGCGCGTGGACAACGTTATCGTGCATCCGATTTACTCAGGAACCGGCGGTGACGCGGAACTTCGCGACATCGTGATCAACGAATAG
- a CDS encoding ABC transporter permease: protein MALSVQIRGNPALLFFGGDRHVDPAMRAQVERMYGLDNACYERTGDPCIGPFFTRLGNYLQGDFGTTINGNQQVSEQLALAIPNTLRLFLFSTITLVVLALVLGTWAARHHGKFRDHSVRVTTILIDAVPVFLILLFYVYVLAVPLTNWARDIWGSDSFMGQLFRPSYSADYPWVTIIVPGILLGFVGLATLTRLVRASQLENYNAEFVKTADAKGLKKMRITIVHVLRNSLIPIVTGVGYLFAYMLAGAVLTEGVMSIPGMGRLIFVGVQRQDTNVVIVGLTVSAVVVILVTLLVDLLYAVLDPRIRYD from the coding sequence ATGGCCCTGTCGGTTCAGATTCGCGGTAATCCCGCCTTGCTGTTCTTCGGGGGTGATCGACACGTCGATCCGGCGATGCGCGCGCAGGTGGAGCGGATGTACGGGCTCGACAACGCCTGTTATGAGCGCACGGGTGATCCGTGCATCGGTCCGTTCTTTACTCGCCTGGGGAACTATCTTCAGGGGGATTTCGGTACCACGATCAATGGAAATCAGCAGGTCAGTGAGCAACTGGCGCTGGCCATTCCCAATACTTTGCGGCTGTTTCTCTTTTCCACCATCACCTTGGTGGTTTTGGCGTTGGTGTTGGGCACGTGGGCGGCCCGCCATCACGGCAAGTTCCGTGATCATTCGGTCCGAGTGACCACGATTCTCATCGACGCCGTTCCGGTGTTTTTGATTTTGCTGTTCTACGTTTACGTTCTGGCGGTTCCGTTGACGAATTGGGCTCGGGACATCTGGGGTTCGGATTCGTTCATGGGGCAGCTGTTCCGACCGTCGTACAGTGCCGATTATCCGTGGGTGACGATCATCGTTCCAGGGATTTTGCTGGGTTTCGTCGGGCTGGCGACGTTGACGCGCCTGGTGAGGGCCAGCCAGTTGGAGAACTACAACGCGGAGTTCGTGAAGACCGCTGATGCCAAGGGGCTGAAGAAGATGCGTATCACGATCGTCCACGTGCTACGGAATTCGTTGATTCCCATCGTCACGGGGGTCGGCTATCTTTTTGCCTACATGTTGGCCGGGGCGGTTCTCACCGAAGGGGTCATGAGTATTCCCGGCATGGGGCGCTTGATTTTCGTGGGCGTACAGCGTCAGGACACGAACGTGGTGATCGTTGGTCTCACTGTGAGCGCGGTGGTGGTCATTCTGGTGACCTTGCTCGTCGACCTGCTGTATGCCGTTCTAGATCCGAGGATCCGATATGACTGA
- a CDS encoding ABC transporter permease: MTEAPVSPDAQVSLWRDAFRTMRRRVDVLLSLAILVFVVMMAAFPRLFTSADPKSCDGMQARQRPDSWLSGDHPLGMDAFGCDFAAKLVHGTRPTLLLAFTVIIASIVIGLFLGIVAGYYGRWVDVGVSRTLEVFIVVPLLLGAILILSLFRDMGGTGGGVVKAILPAALALTLFGWMEFCRYARAATIETKSLDYVAAARCLGAKDGRIMFRHVLPNAIVPITAVVPTTLANIVVTESALAVLGVGIKPPETSWGILLAEGTNWAGGGYTYLFLWPLSLLVITVYAFATIGDALRDALDPKLR, encoded by the coding sequence ATGACTGAAGCTCCCGTTTCTCCCGATGCTCAGGTTTCCCTGTGGCGGGACGCCTTCCGTACGATGCGGCGACGGGTGGATGTTCTCCTGTCGTTGGCCATTCTAGTGTTCGTGGTGATGATGGCCGCGTTTCCACGTCTCTTCACCAGCGCCGATCCCAAGTCTTGTGACGGGATGCAGGCGCGGCAGCGGCCCGATTCGTGGCTGTCGGGAGATCATCCGCTGGGGATGGACGCGTTCGGCTGTGACTTCGCCGCGAAACTGGTGCACGGTACTCGTCCGACGCTCTTGTTGGCTTTCACCGTCATTATCGCGTCGATTGTGATCGGGCTGTTTCTCGGTATCGTGGCGGGTTATTACGGCCGGTGGGTCGACGTCGGCGTCTCGCGCACCCTTGAGGTGTTCATCGTGGTGCCGTTGCTGTTGGGGGCCATTCTGATCCTCAGTCTCTTCCGCGATATGGGAGGGACCGGCGGTGGTGTCGTCAAAGCGATTCTTCCGGCGGCCTTGGCATTGACCCTGTTCGGCTGGATGGAGTTCTGTCGTTACGCACGTGCGGCGACGATCGAGACCAAGAGCCTCGATTACGTTGCCGCTGCGCGGTGTCTGGGCGCCAAGGACGGACGCATCATGTTCCGGCACGTGCTGCCCAATGCGATCGTGCCGATCACGGCCGTCGTTCCGACCACTTTGGCCAATATCGTGGTGACCGAGTCGGCGTTGGCCGTCCTCGGGGTGGGGATCAAACCGCCGGAGACCAGTTGGGGCATTCTGTTGGCGGAGGGTACCAACTGGGCCGGTGGTGGATACACGTATCTCTTCCTCTGGCCGTTGTCACTGCTGGTCATTACCGTTTACGCCTTCGCCACCATCGGCGATGCGCTCCGCGACGCTCTCGATCCGAAGCTGAGGTGA
- a CDS encoding ABC transporter ATP-binding protein, whose amino-acid sequence MARTSTDITETLPGFDTRRPLLEVKDLEVEFNVRKRRFSVVKGVNFTLDRGRTLAVVGESGSGKSVTAQAIMGIIDSPPGFISNGEVVFQGVDLLRQSEDVRRQVRSNHISIVFQDALSALNPLWTVGFQIAELFRVHRGMSRSDSYKRAVELLDMVGIPDAAGRVRHYPHEFSGGMRQRAMIAMALALDPEVLIADEPTTALDVTVQAQIMRLLREIQVERDMGLILITHDLGVVADVADEVAVMYAGNVVERVNIYDLFARPAHPYTEALLRAIPRVDAVGRDLEVISGLPPNPQALPPGCAFHPRCRRAEQRCSSDVPQPLTVSEGHTSTCHFAPEVYANE is encoded by the coding sequence ATGGCCCGCACATCTACCGATATAACCGAGACCTTGCCGGGGTTCGATACACGGCGTCCTCTGCTGGAGGTGAAGGATCTTGAGGTGGAGTTCAATGTCCGCAAACGGCGTTTTTCGGTCGTCAAGGGCGTGAATTTCACCCTGGACCGAGGTCGGACTCTGGCCGTGGTCGGCGAGTCGGGCTCGGGCAAGTCGGTGACGGCCCAGGCGATCATGGGAATCATCGACTCGCCGCCTGGTTTCATTTCCAACGGGGAGGTGGTGTTCCAAGGGGTCGACCTGTTGCGGCAGAGCGAGGACGTTCGGCGACAGGTGCGGTCCAATCACATCTCCATCGTCTTTCAGGACGCCCTGTCGGCGCTCAACCCACTGTGGACCGTCGGTTTTCAGATCGCCGAGTTGTTCCGGGTGCATCGGGGGATGAGCAGGAGCGACTCCTATAAGCGGGCGGTCGAACTCCTGGATATGGTCGGCATTCCCGACGCGGCCGGTCGAGTGCGGCACTATCCGCATGAATTCTCCGGCGGAATGCGACAACGCGCCATGATCGCCATGGCCTTGGCGCTCGATCCGGAGGTGCTCATTGCCGATGAGCCGACCACGGCCCTCGACGTCACCGTGCAGGCGCAGATCATGCGTTTGCTGCGCGAGATTCAGGTCGAACGGGACATGGGTCTGATCCTCATCACCCACGATCTCGGGGTGGTCGCCGACGTCGCCGACGAAGTGGCCGTCATGTACGCGGGCAATGTGGTGGAGCGCGTCAACATCTACGACCTCTTTGCCCGTCCGGCCCATCCCTACACCGAAGCGTTGCTACGTGCCATTCCTCGCGTGGACGCGGTGGGGAGGGATTTGGAGGTCATCAGCGGATTGCCGCCCAATCCGCAGGCACTGCCGCCCGGGTGCGCCTTCCACCCACGGTGTCGGCGTGCGGAACAACGGTGTTCCAGTGACGTGCCGCAACCCCTAACGGTATCGGAAGGTCATACGTCCACCTGCCATTTCGCCCCGGAGGTCTATGCCAATGAGTGA
- a CDS encoding ABC transporter ATP-binding protein, translating into MSDEQSRPEPVLEVNGLVKHFPVKKGVVFKKTVDNVKAVDGVSLRLDKGKILGVVGESGCGKSTLAKMMVGLEPATSGSIKVLGQEIAGRSQRSIRPLRRDIQLVFQDPFTSLNPRMTVGDIVREPFDIHPDVMPRHKRDKAVHDLLDVVGLSREHVRRYPHQFSGGQRQRIGIARALALQPKVLVCDEPVSALDVSIQGQVINLLGQLQRELGLSYVFIAHDLSVVRHIADEVAVMYLGRIAEQGPSEEIYQRPRHPYTQALLSSVPVPDPTLRGKREEIRLSGDVPSPLNPPSGCRFRTRCWKATSICAEEAPALEAHDDTGHTTACFHAAELPEVTR; encoded by the coding sequence ATGAGTGACGAACAGTCTCGGCCGGAACCGGTCTTGGAAGTAAACGGTCTCGTCAAACACTTCCCGGTGAAGAAAGGCGTGGTATTCAAGAAAACCGTCGACAATGTCAAAGCGGTCGACGGCGTTTCACTGCGGCTCGACAAAGGCAAGATTCTCGGAGTGGTCGGTGAGTCGGGGTGCGGCAAATCCACCCTCGCCAAAATGATGGTGGGACTCGAACCGGCGACCTCCGGGTCCATTAAGGTGCTGGGCCAGGAGATCGCGGGGCGGAGCCAACGTAGTATCCGTCCTCTGCGTCGTGATATACAGCTGGTCTTTCAAGACCCCTTCACCTCACTGAATCCCCGCATGACCGTCGGCGACATCGTCCGCGAACCCTTCGACATCCACCCCGACGTGATGCCGCGGCACAAGCGCGACAAGGCCGTTCACGACCTCCTCGACGTGGTAGGGCTCAGCAGGGAACACGTCCGGCGTTATCCGCACCAGTTTTCCGGTGGTCAGCGTCAGCGCATCGGTATCGCCCGGGCTCTGGCGCTGCAGCCGAAGGTGCTGGTATGTGACGAACCGGTGAGCGCCCTGGACGTGTCGATCCAAGGTCAGGTCATCAACCTGCTGGGGCAGCTGCAACGCGAACTCGGCCTGTCGTACGTGTTCATCGCCCACGACCTGTCGGTGGTGCGCCACATCGCCGACGAGGTGGCGGTCATGTACCTGGGACGCATCGCCGAACAGGGACCGAGCGAGGAGATCTACCAACGCCCTCGCCATCCTTATACACAGGCGCTGCTGTCGTCGGTGCCGGTTCCCGATCCGACCCTGCGTGGCAAGCGGGAGGAGATCCGCCTCAGCGGCGACGTGCCCTCGCCGTTGAATCCGCCGTCGGGATGTCGGTTTCGGACCCGCTGCTGGAAGGCCACGTCCATCTGCGCGGAAGAGGCGCCCGCTCTGGAAGCTCACGACGATACGGGACACACGACGGCCTGTTTCCACGCCGCGGAACTTCCCGAGGTGACGCGCTGA